A genomic stretch from Desulfonispora thiosulfatigenes DSM 11270 includes:
- a CDS encoding YceD family protein encodes MIINLAKLMNSNDVKHRVSFIMDKLVLPEDIKLESPLEISLDIAFDNQIITVEGDFEVHLHSNCDRCIENASFALNVTIKEKLIKQSDLCYLSNLSQETIDEEYQVLYSLDLDLTDLVTENIILNLPTKILCSEACKGICPYCGKNLNKEKCNCANEQIDPRLAILAEFKK; translated from the coding sequence TTGATTATTAATCTAGCAAAACTGATGAATTCTAATGATGTGAAACATCGTGTTAGCTTTATTATGGACAAACTTGTATTACCTGAAGATATAAAATTAGAAAGTCCCCTAGAAATATCTTTAGACATAGCCTTTGATAATCAGATAATTACAGTTGAAGGGGATTTCGAGGTGCATTTACACTCCAACTGTGATAGATGTATCGAAAATGCTTCATTCGCTTTAAATGTAACTATAAAAGAAAAGTTAATTAAACAGTCGGATCTTTGTTATTTAAGTAATTTAAGTCAGGAAACAATAGATGAAGAGTATCAGGTTTTATATAGCCTTGATTTAGATTTAACTGATTTAGTTACGGAAAACATAATTCTTAATTTACCAACTAAAATCCTATGTAGTGAAGCATGCAAAGGGATTTGTCCTTATTGTGGCAAAAATTTAAATAAAGAAAAATGTAATTGTGCTAATGAGCAAATTGATCCACGTTTAGCTATTTTAGCTGAATTTAAAAAGTAA
- the pta gene encoding phosphate acetyltransferase, whose product MNLIESIKEKAKAKNATIVLPEGTEERTVQAAGIISKEGIANVILLGKEEEVKNVAKTNNVDLSNVQIIFPENHAKFEEYANTLFELRKAKGMTLEDAKKLTKNSLYFGALMVKSGDASGMVAGAENTTGNVLRPALQIIKTEKGISSVSGAFIMIVPNSEYGEEGITIFADCAVNPVPTAEQMAENAFLSARTAKDLVGFEPKVAMLSFSSKGSAKHELVEKVANATQIAKERYPELIVDGELQADAALVPSVGTKKAPDSKVAGRANVLVFPDLQAGNIGYKLVERFAKGEAIGPILQGMAKPVNDLSRGCSVDDVVNTVAITALQS is encoded by the coding sequence AGTATAAAAGAAAAGGCAAAAGCAAAAAATGCAACTATTGTTTTACCAGAAGGAACAGAGGAAAGAACGGTACAGGCTGCTGGTATTATAAGTAAAGAAGGTATTGCTAATGTAATTCTTCTTGGAAAAGAAGAAGAAGTTAAAAATGTGGCTAAAACTAATAATGTGGATTTATCAAATGTCCAAATTATTTTCCCGGAAAATCATGCTAAATTTGAAGAGTATGCTAATACTTTATTTGAATTAAGAAAAGCTAAAGGCATGACCTTAGAAGATGCTAAAAAATTAACTAAAAACTCATTATATTTTGGTGCACTAATGGTTAAAAGTGGTGATGCTTCTGGAATGGTAGCTGGAGCTGAAAATACAACAGGAAATGTTTTAAGACCTGCTTTACAAATCATCAAAACAGAAAAAGGTATATCTTCAGTGTCAGGTGCATTCATTATGATTGTTCCTAATAGTGAATATGGTGAAGAAGGAATAACCATTTTTGCAGATTGTGCTGTTAATCCTGTACCTACAGCAGAACAAATGGCCGAAAATGCGTTTTTATCCGCAAGAACTGCTAAAGATTTAGTGGGTTTTGAGCCAAAGGTAGCAATGCTTTCTTTTTCTTCTAAGGGAAGTGCAAAGCATGAATTAGTTGAAAAAGTAGCAAATGCAACTCAAATTGCTAAAGAAAGATATCCTGAGCTGATTGTAGATGGTGAATTACAAGCAGACGCAGCATTAGTACCTTCAGTAGGAACTAAAAAAGCGCCTGATAGTAAAGTTGCAGGACGAGCAAATGTATTAGTTTTCCCAGATCTACAAGCTGGTAATATTGGATATAAATTAGTAGAACGTTTTGCTAAAGGCGAGGCCATTGGTCCTATTTTACAAGGGATGGCAAAACCAGTAAATGACCTTTCTCGCGGATGTAGTGTAGATGATGTGGTAAATACTGTAGCTATTACTGCTCTACAAAGTTAA
- the rpmF gene encoding 50S ribosomal protein L32 produces the protein MGVQQSRRSKSRTRKKRSMWARLDTPTRMECPQCHEAKMPHRVCPSCGFYKNREAIKVNAAE, from the coding sequence ATGGGAGTTCAACAAAGTAGAAGATCTAAAAGTAGAACAAGAAAGAAAAGATCTATGTGGGCTAGATTAGACACCCCTACAAGAATGGAATGTCCTCAATGTCACGAAGCGAAGATGCCCCATAGAGTTTGTCCTTCATGTGGTTTTTACAAAAACCGTGAAGCTATTAAAGTTAATGCAGCAGAGTAA
- the fapR gene encoding transcription factor FapR produces MKKRVPKMQRQEILQRNLSTNPFITDEDLAEEFNCSIQTIRLDRLELGIPEVRERMKQVAEKNYTKVRSVINSEIVGELVELELGKKATSIMEVTSDMVSMKSKVCRGHHIFSQANMLAMALIDADVVLTGSARVRYRRPVYLKEKVIATAFIARNHGNKHLVKVVSKVGAEEVFTAKFIIVSR; encoded by the coding sequence ATGAAAAAAAGAGTTCCTAAAATGCAAAGACAAGAAATCTTACAAAGAAATTTGTCGACCAATCCCTTTATAACGGATGAAGATTTAGCCGAGGAGTTTAACTGTAGCATTCAAACTATTCGTTTGGATAGACTAGAGCTTGGAATTCCAGAGGTTAGAGAAAGAATGAAGCAAGTAGCTGAAAAAAACTATACCAAGGTTAGATCTGTAATAAATTCAGAAATTGTTGGTGAATTAGTAGAACTAGAATTAGGAAAAAAGGCTACTTCAATTATGGAAGTTACTTCTGATATGGTCTCAATGAAAAGTAAGGTTTGTCGTGGTCATCATATTTTTTCACAAGCAAATATGTTAGCTATGGCATTAATTGACGCTGATGTTGTTTTAACAGGAAGTGCTAGAGTTAGATATCGTAGACCAGTTTATTTAAAAGAAAAAGTAATTGCTACTGCATTTATAGCTAGAAATCATGGTAATAAACATTTAGTTAAAGTAGTTTCAAAAGTAGGGGCTGAAGAAGTATTCACAGCAAAGTTTATTATTGTT